From the Psychrobacter sp. P11F6 genome, the window TAACGAAAGCGATAAGTCCATGACGCTGACCTGTAAATTTTATGATGGAAAATGAGGAAGTTCTAAAAACTGGCTTTAAGAACGGGCTTTAAGAACTGGAAATAAAATATTAGTAGCAATGTTGCTATCAAATTTGCTATTCATTAGCTGATAGTACTGCTGATATGTATTAAAGCTGTGACAGAACATCACAAAATGCCAATCATTATAAAGATAAAACGCTAAAAAAAGCCAAAAACGTAAAAAAGTCTGCTAGATTTGTCTAACGGCTTAATAAGTATCTAAGATAAACAGCGATTGATTAAAAGTATGTAACGACTGACCAAGCTTTTGTCTGCTCTATCGACTTTATAATATCGCTATTATTAATGTGGCAAGTGGCACTTATAACTTTTGGTTGACGTATTTTGTTGTCTATATCAATAAGAGTATGAGAAACTGTTGCTGTCTATCATGTCTTTATGAGTCATGTCATAGATATTTGAGGTTATTGGATTAATTTGTAATTCGTGTTTAGCAAATGAGGATGATATGGCAATACGCAGGATTAAAGCATTTTTTGAATTTGAGGCAGCGGGCGGTATCGTCCTAGCATTGGCTGCCATTGCTGCAATGATTATTGCCAACTCTCCTCTTAATGTGTGGTACGAGGGCTTTATTCACGCACCCGTTGCCATTCAAATCGGTGAGTTTGCTATCGCTAAAGACGCTCATCACTGGATTAATGACGGTTTGATGGCGATTTTCTTTTTTTTAGTGGGACTTGAGCTAAAGCGTGAAGTGTTGATCGGTGAGCTGTCTAACGTTAAGCAAATCATCCTGCCAGCTGGTGCGGCACTCGGTGGCATGATAATGCCAGCGATTGTCTATCTACTCTTTAACTATAACGAGCCTGAGTTTTGGAAAGGATGGGCGATTCCAGCCGCGACCGATATTGCTTTTGCCCTAGGTATTTTGAGTTTGTTAGGCAATCGCGTCCCCAACTCTTTAAAGGTATTTTTAGTATCGATTGCTATCTTCGATGATATTGGCGCCATTTTAATCATCGCTTTATTTTATACCAGTGATTTGTCATTAGAGTCATTGGCAGTGGCAGGTCTATGTCTACCCTTCTTATACCTTCTTAATCGTCGCAACGTCACCAGCATCACGCCTTATCTGCTGATCGGTGTGATCATGTGGATTGCGGTACTCAAGTCCGGCATCCATGCCACCTTGGCTGGCGTGGTCTTAGCACTATTTATTCCTATGTTTGACCGTACTGATCCTGAGCACTCACCACTAGAAGAGCTAGAGCACGATTTACATAACACCGTTGCCTTTGGTATCTTGCCATTATTCGCATTTGCCAACTCAGGCATATCCCTCAAAGGTGCAGGCTTCGCTGAGCTGTTCCATTCAGTACCGCTTGGTATTGCGGCCGGTCTATTCATCGGTAAGCAATTGGGCGTGATGATCATGTGCTGGTTAATCTTTAAGCTTGGTATCTCAACCATGCCAAGAGGCATGAATTATAAGCAGATTTACGGTGCAGCCTTACTCTGTGGTGTTGGTTTTACCATGAGTCTGTTCATCGGCGGTCTGGCATTTGCTGGTGAAACAGCCTTATTTGATGAGCGCTTAGGTATTATTATGGGCTCAATCGTCTCTGGTATCGCAGGTTACCTCATGCTCAAAGTCAGCTTGAAAGACAATGTAAGCGGCACCTCAGTCGATCTGACTCGCCCTCATTAATAAGAAGATGAGCCACTTAAAGGCGATTTAGCTTATCAGTGGCTTATTATTTTATAGTTCACGTACTTTGGCATCCGAGCATGGTTCATTAAAAGTATTTTTCATTAGCCATATCAGCACTTGCATCAATAGCCATAGAAGAGATAATCATGCGACAGTTTGTACCGCGACCTTCGTTAAGCTTAGCGCTCCTTGGTAGCATTGTTTTACTATCAAGCTGTGCCACGCTCTCTAAGCAGGAATGCCTCGTTGGTGACTGGCAGGCTATTGGCTACAACGATGGCGTAGCAGGTTACTCATCAGATCGCCTTGCATCACATGCCAAAGCCTGTGCCAAGGCCAGTGTTGCCCCCAACTATCTGGCATGGGAGCGCGGTCGCCAGCTGGGGCTTAAGCAATACTGCACGACCAGTAATGCTTACAATGTCGGTCGGCGCGGACGTCAGCTCAATAATGTCTGCCCCTTAACCTTGGCGAACACACTGCAAACTGCCAATCAAAAAGGCTTAGACTATTACGCCTTAGACAGTCAGTTAGACAAAGACAAGCGCCTCATAGAAACCTACCAAGAAGAATTTGATAAGCTAGAAAGTGGGGCGATGTTAAACTTTTCTAATGAAAAAGAAGCACGCGCGCGCCTACTGTCATTAGCCGACGAGCTGCGTAAAGCCAAGCGCCGTATGAACACCACGCAAAGACAATTAGAAACGCTAAACCAGTCAAATGGCTATTAATACTATTGACCTTGTGAAATGATCTAATAGGAAAGCATTTGTTCAGAAGGCATTTGGTAAGAAGGCATTTAATAAATATGGATTCAATCAACATAACTGATAAACAGACGGCTGATACTTTGAATCAACAACAACCCTCAATAAAACCTTATCAGCGTCACGGACGGACGACCGCGATTGATGACCATAGCGACTTGCAAGTCTTAAAGCGCATCAAGCGTTATTTATTGCCAAAAGACTTCGTTATCTCGCAAGATTTATTAAATGAAATAGTCACAGGCTACGATATCGGTGATTCACTGGCAGATACTTTAGCCGCTGACGGCATTCGTTTTGCAAAGCCCTTACAGCAATTTATTATCAGCGACAGTAGCAATAGCAATAAATTCGATGCTAATCTCACAAACAACTCTGCATTTAACGCCTTGGCTGAACAATTTAGCCACCATCCCGATTGGTTCGATCCCAAGCTTGCCCAAATCGGTGCGATTGCCTATCGACGCTATCCGCTGATGCTGATTTGGCTATTACGTAATGTCGCCTTGATGGCAGGCTACAGCATTCCTGCCCTCTCCCTGCCGCTCATTCAGACAGGCGCATTGATGCACGATGCCTTGCCCCGCCTGATGCGTACGTATGCCTATATCTTAGCCGTCTCTGAACATCCCCCATTACATAAGCCGAATACAAACGCCCATAATCAACGTCAGTCTATCGAGCAAGTATTGGCGATTGGCTCAGAAGGTTGGCGGCAATCAATCAAGGTGCGGCAAATTCATACCTTAGTACGGCAAAACTTGCTCAAAGGTAAAGGCAATGCTGCTAAAGGCGTCATACCAGATGCCGACCAACATCACAACTCAGATGGCAGCTGGAATACTGATTATTGGGGTCTTCCTATCAATCAAACCGATATGATTGCTACTCATTTGCAGTTTTCATTGTTGATTATGCGCGGGTTACGGCTGCTTGGCGCACGCATCAGCACTGAAGAAGCGGCAGGTATTCTGCATCTATGGAATCTTGCCAGTTATTGGATGGGGGTTGACTTAGATCGCCTGCCAAAAGATGAAACTGCCTGTTGGGAATGGCTCTATACTTATTTATCAATTCAGCAACTTGATTTTAAAATGGGGCAACCATTAGCCAAAGCCTTGCATGATTTGCCGCGTCAGCTGATGGGCGAAGACAATCGACGGGGGCGTTTCGTTGAGATGGTCAATGCTAGCGTGACCCGTACTTTGGTCGGCGATGATATCGGCGATGGGCTGGATTTGCCAAAATCAAAAATCCGCTTTGGCGTCTTATCGTCAGTGCCGATTCTCTTTGCCCTTGATACGGCACGCCAACACAATCAAAGTGTGGCTGAAAAATTAGAAGCCTTCCGCGCCAAACGCCAAGATAATATGAACTGGTGGCTAAAGAAAAACGACGATTATTATAAGTAGGGGATTATAAATAAAGCATAGTAGCTAAAATAAAACGAATAGTGATTAAACGTCAGCCGTTAGCCGCCTTACGGATTAATTGCGCGTATTTTGGATACGATAATACCACTCAAGCTGGCGATCAAAGCCTGTTTCTAATAGACTGGCAATGACTCGTCCTGTCAGACCCCAAACCGTTTCACCATCCACTTGCCAGCTAGGTGTAAGAATGGTCGCGATCTTATCTTGCATTGCATATTCTACCGCATACTCGACAGTAGGCTGAGTCAGCAAGGTTTCAAAATCTGCCCAAAAAATACGCGAAATTTCGCCAAGCTCAGGGACTAATAATAAATCTGGCGCAATCAGCGCCACAATAGGACGCACACTCATACCGCTTTTGGAGGTTTGAATGGGCAATTGACCAATGAGCTGGACTTTATTAGGTGGTAGTGCGGTCTCTTCACAGGCTTCACGCAAAGCGGTGACGACATTATTACCGTCGCCTGCGTCATGTTTACCACCAACGCAAGAGACCTCGCCAGCATGGCTGTTCATGTGCGCAGCGCGGCGTGTCAGTAGCAGTTTTGGATGGCGTTCATGGGTAATGGCAACCAATACCGAGGCATCGGCAATGGGTGTTTGATACAAGCTATCTAGAATGCGAGTGCTACGAGAAGTGCTAGCATCATACAGCGCAGGACTGGTGACGGCATTTAAGGTCTCATGCTGCACCCGTTCCGCCAGCGTTCTAATAGTGGGATAACGAATAAAGTCCGGCACAGCGACTGAAAATTCATCAAAACGTAGCGACTGCGGGGGAAGTAACATGATTATTGCCCTATATTTTTATTAGAATTAAGCATCGGATGGTGGAGCTTATCTCTCGCAATGTGTACAACGCTTGCGCCAGTATTATTGCTACGCGTATCGCATCTACATGCTGGCCTCCATTCATTTATCGTTATGCTTGGCGACGTAAAGTGGCATTTTTTAATACCCCCTACTCTGATAGATGCGCGCGCTTTTCTGGTTGCCCTTATTTACAACAACACCGGTCGCGGCAGCCATTACTCTCGTTATAGGTAAAGCTATCATTCAATAGTTAGCGTGAGTCTAGCCTAGCGCAATCTTATCGTGACTGCATATACTTTATGTGACTGTCCTGCTCTGCCTGCTGATGCATTCATTAATAGCAACCGTAGCCGTAAGCAGTTGCGCAAACCTGTGTGCTTGTTATTATCACTGCCAGTGTGATGAGAATTTGTGTTATCTTAGGATTAACAGCTATGATCACATAACATCTGATAAGCTAAAGTCATACTATTTTATAAAATAAGAATCATAATTCTTCCAAGAACGACAATCCTTTTTATCATTTCTATTTATCATGTAGATTTATCACTAAATAAGGCAGTTGATATGCGCTATTGTTTACAATGCGGTCATGAAGCAGAACGTAAAATACCAGCCACGGATAATATCCCACGCTTGGTATGCCCCAATTGCCACTATATTCACTATGAAAATCCAAAAGTGATTTGTGGCTCACTCGTTGTGCATAAGCATCGGGTACTGCTATGTCGCCGCGCGATCGAGCCACAGTATGGCTTATGGACACTGCCAGCTGGCTTTATGGAAAATGGCGAAACCATGGCAGAAGGGGCCGCTCGTGAAAGTTTTGAAGAAGCAGAAGCGGTCGTCATCAATCCGCATTTATATTGCTTATATGATATTCCTGATATCGGGCAAATCTATAGCATCTATATCACTGAGCTAAAAGACGGTGCTTATGGCATCGGCTCTGAAAGTCTTGATTGTGCGTTATTTACTGAAGAAGATATTCCATGGGACAAACTTGCCTTTGAAGCGGTACGTCGTACCCTAAAAAGCTACTTTGCTGACCGCAAGAAATACGATAACCATGAAAATTTCCCTATTCATCAGGATATCATCGGTAAAGACCAAGCGATCAAGCGCTACTAGCCCTAAGCATATAAAAAATAGAGTTATAAACATAACGTTATAAAAAATAACCTTATAAAAAAATCGACTGCTTTACAAAAGTGGTTGGTAAAAACCATTGATAAGTCTTATGCTAAGTTTTGAATATAGCCACTTATCAATGGTTTTTTATTGTCTGAAGTTAATCGTTTAAGCCGACTTGCGAGAATATTATGCTGACTTTATTGCAACGCTCTTTACCGCTACTACCACTGACCATCGCCATGACCCTAACCAGTATAAGTATCACCAGCCATGCGGAAGATGCACGGTTAACCGCCAAACAATCAGACCCACAAACGCTTGGCTGGATGCAAGGTTTTCCGCCGCCTGCCGATAAACTGATTACTCAACCTTCCTCTAATTTTTTTAGTTTCCCCAAGCTGCGTTGGACGGTCTGTCATATCCGTGAATTGATGCCCACCACTGACGTCAGTCGCGGTATCGGTGCGCCTTCCAAGCTCAGCTATGCGTTAGATAAAAACATCGATGCCATCACCTTTATGCCTACTAACAGTAAGCGCCCGATGACTTGGAAGCAATCACTGGATGCCAATTATACTGACGGCATTATGATCATGCATCATGGCAAGGTGGTATACGAGCGCCAAAACGGTTGTCTCAATGAGCTGGGCAATCATGCGGCGATGTCGATGACCAAATCAATGACTGGGCTGTTAGCAGAAATCCTCGTGACCGAAGGTAAGCTTGACGATAAAGCCTTGGTAGCGTCTATCATTCCAGAGCTCAAAAACAGTGGCTTTGGTGATGCAACCGTACGCCAAGTCATGGACATGACCACAGCGCTCGATTATAGCGAAGACTATGCTGATCCTAATGCCGATATCTGGAAGTATTCAGAAGCGGCAAGCCCACTACCAAAACCGAAAGATTATAAAGGACCCAATGGTTACTTTGAGTACCTGCAAACAGTTAAGAAGAACGGCGAACACGGGGAAGCTTTCAACTATCGAACCATTAATAGCGACGCCCTAGGCTGGATTATTTCGCGTACGACTGGTAAAGCGGTGAATGAATTACTCTCTGAACGCATCTGGCAAAAAATCGGTGCTGAACAAAGCGCGTATATGACGGTCGATGCTAAAGGTACGCCGTTTGCTGGCGGCGGTCTTAGTGCAGGTTTGCATGATATGGCACGCATTGGTAGCTTGATGCTCAATAAAGGCGAGATTAATGGTGAGCGCTTATTCCCAGCTACAGTCGTTGATAATATCGAAGCGGGTGGCGATAAAGAGGCTTTTGCGAAAGCCGATTATAAGCAGCTGACTAACGGCAGCTACACAAGCATGTGGTGGTTATTTAATAACCCCACGCCCATCTATGCGGCACGCGGCGTCCACGGTCAAACGGTCTATGTTGACCCAGCAGCGGACATGGTCATCGTCCGTTTTGCGTCATATCCAGATGCCAGTAACGGTAAAATCGACCCAACTTCTTTACCTGCCTATAAAGCAGTCGCCAATTACTTAATCAAAAAGTAAGCCTTTAAAAAACACTATCAAGCAATAAAAACCGCTGCTTCCATTTTTAGTGAAAGCGGCGGTTTTTTTTATAACAATTAAATCAGCAGACTTGAAGAAGGTTAACTTTTAATTTTACAAACGTTAAAGCCTAACTCTTGTACTGCTGCTTCTTTATCATAAGGCGCAAGTACTGCACGTACATGCTTTTGACCTTGCAGGTATTGCTTAGCAACGCGCTGCAAGTCAGCCACGGTCACGGCCAGTATTGAGGCACGCATTTTACGTTGCCAGTCGACGCCGCGATGATGCAAATCTGCAAAGCAGGCTTTAACCGCCTCCCCTGCTGGAGAGCCTGGCTTATCCATTCCTGAGATAATACCTAAGATGGCCTCTTCTAACTGCTCGTCCGTTTGCGGCTCATTCAATAGCCATTCGATACTGGCATCAAAATGGGCAAAAGTTTCAGCACACTGCGGGTCACGGTAGCTAAAGAACTTAAAGGCACAGGCATTGGCATCGTAGCCCGCACCGCCACCATAAGCACCGCCGCGCTCACGAATAGCGCTATGCAGATAACCATTGCGTAGATAAGGCGCTAATACCATCAAGGCTGCCGTATCTGGATGATCAGCCGCTGGTACGGTATAAGCGCTGGCATTATGATAGACGTTGGTTGGCACTAGCCACGCCAAGTCTTCAACATCGAGCGCCACACTACTTTCTAGGGTTTTAACTACGTCTGTTTCACCATTTAACGCCGTATCAAGTTGCAATTCGGCAAACTCGCTTGGAATATTGGCGTCGATACTTGCATCAGCATTTTTTAACTGCGCTGCAATTTTTGGCGCTTGACTGTCTTTCCAGCTATCAACGATTAAATTGCTTAAGCGTTCAGTTTGCTCCGCTTCACAGATGATGACGGCATGCTTAGGCAAACTAATTAGACGTTGATGTAAGTCCATCAAGCTGGTTGCAAGTTTATCCCACTGTGCATCATCGCTACTGGCATGAGTTAAGAAGTCTTTTAGCGCGTTCAATGCTGGCAGACCACTGCGTACATATTCTAATTGCGCTTGGCGACTCATGCCGCGACTGGCGGTTTGCATCGCATAAGAATGCCCTGAACCAGCAAGGTTTGACTGCCAGCCTGCTTGACGCTGCTGCAAGATTTCTTTGATACGGTCATGCTCACTAAAGATACTGTGTTCCATGACTTCTTTGAGCAAATCAATCGCTTCAGGTTTACGATTCAGCGCGCGCGTTGCCACCACAAAGTAGCTGCTAATCGCTTGGCTATCATCGACATTGGTACGTTGGCTAATTCTAGCAGTCACCCCTGATGAATGCGCCGCTTGTTTAGCCTGCATTTCATGGGCACTTAGAGAATCTGTACCTAGCTCTGACAATAAGCTTAAATAAATAGGCAACAGCGGATGATTAATGACTTCATTAACGGGTAGCTCGCTTGTACCCTCATTACCAATCGCATCAGTCAACGGCACAATCACTTGATAATAATACAAGCCGTTGGTGCCCGCTTCATATTCAAATAGCGTACTTTCTTTGCCGCTCAAATTAATCTGCTTTTGCGTGCCTTGCTTAAAGGTAATATCAGTCGGTACGTCTTCTAAGCCCACTTTTGGTAATAAGCTTAAATCATCAGGCGCTGCTTGGCGCGCTGCCAAATCAAGCGCTTGTTGTTTTAAGACGGCTTTATCATCAGCGGTCAAATCCATTTCGATGGTATCAAGACGGGTCTGCTCAGCTGCCGCCAAACGGGCTGACTTTTCACTATCAGGCGTCATGGTCACACGGACACGGTGCTGATTATCAAGCAAATGCTGCTTGATTAAATTCGGTAACCATTGCGCATCTTTTACTTGCTCACGTAGCCATTTTAGGTGCTCATCAACTTCCCAAACATCGATAGGGTTGCCATCATGAATGGCAGTGCTAAAGCCTTCTAGCATGAGATTTAGACCATAGGGCATGCTATCACCGCCAATATGGCGCTGATCGATCTCGATTTGATGCAGAATCGTCTCAATCGTTTCATCATCAATCGGTTTGCTCGCCACTTGTGTAAGCAAATCAATAATGCCCTGTTCTACCGCTTCGGCGTGTTCAGGGTTTGAACCGCGCAGACCGGTATAAAAGACCATTTCGTAATGACTATCATCCAAACCTAGTAGCGGACTTGGCGCTTTACCAAGTGGATGGCTATCTAGATACGCACGCAGTGGCGAACCAGCATGCTCAACCAACACGCCTTCTAATAAACGCAATGCCAAACGCTGCTTTGGATCAGTAATCGATGGTAATAACCACGCAATCACGTGATGAGTTTGGTCAGGACCTGCTTCGTCAGCCGTATAAGTATCAACTGCGCTAATCGGTGCAGACAAGCGTTTTTCAGGACGTGAGACGTGTTTTTTACCTGCTTCAAACTGAATCAAGGCATCTTCATGGATTTTGGCTTGGGTTTCAGCGACTGGAATATTACCAAAGCTCATAATCACGCTGTTTGACGGATGATAATGGCTCTGATGAAATTCAACCAGCTCAGTATGGGTCAAGTCAGGAATATCGGCAGGATCGCCGCCCGAATTATAGTGATACGTCGTCGTTGGGAATAAATGATGGGCGACCGTATGATACAACTGGTCAATCTCGCCACTCATTGCGCCTTTCATTTCATTAAAAACGATACCCTTAAATTGCGGCTTGTCATTTTCGTCTAACTCAACACGGATGCCTTCTTGGGCAAAATCCAGCGGATGAATATTCGGAAAAAACGAGGCATCCAGATAAACGGCTAGCAAATTAAAGTAGTCATTTTTATTTTGCGTCGCATACGGATACGCCGTCCAATCGGCAGCGGTCATCGCATTCATAAACGTATTTAATGAGCGTTTAATCATGGAGAAAAACGGGTCACGAACGGGGAACTTCTCAGAGCCACATAAAGCCACGTGCTCTAAAATATGCGCTTCGCCTTTTGAATCCATTGGCTGAGTTCGAAAGCCCACCAAAAAGGCATTTTCGTCACTCGGATGTGCCAAATGGTAATGCATCGCGCCTGTTTTGACGTGTTGGCTTATCAATACGTCCATCGATAATGCATCGATATGGCGGTGCTCAATCAGCTCAAAGGCAGGATGCAAAGTTAGATCAGTAGTAGATAATGTGTCGGTCATAATTTTCCTTATGGATTGCTCTAATTTTATTTAGAATAATATGCGATTAATGACTAAATCTAGCCAGTGGCGATAAAATAGAATCAGAGTAAACAATAGATAAATAGTGTATTTAGTACTTATCGTAGGGTGTTTTTTATATGATATTTATATAAAAATATTGTGAGTATTATTGTGATTAACTTATGAGTAATATTCAAATTTAATGGCATGTACCCGTGCATCATTTTAAATGACAGCAATGCACCGGTATAAATTAAAAAGAATTTGCCTAACGGAATTAGATGGGGTTCGCACCTTCATAAGTCAAGATACTGTAGTAATAAAGATGACCAATATGGCAGAATGTCGGATTTTCACAAAGCGAACTCAAAGCTTACTTAACAGCAGCCATCAGTAGTGCTATAGTTAAAATCATCTGTCACAAGGAGCCGCTCATGAGTTATGAACATATTTTATTGGTCACCGACTTAATGTCCGATGCTGATGTGGTCGCCCAAAAGGCCAAACGTATCGTCGAAAATCGTCCTAATGCCAAGTTATCGGTATTACATATCGTCAAAGATACCATGGTTGGCTTTGGCTATGAGCTGGTGCCAGCCTCCAGCTTATACGATGAGATTGACGATGAACGCTGTCAAGAAGCGCGCGCCAAATTGGCACAGTTTTTGGAGCGTAATGACTTGCATGCGGTGAATTCTGAAGTGACCACTGCCATCTCTAACAGTGAAGGCATCGTCAACTATTGTCACAAGCATGATGTTGATCTGCTGGTCATCGGTCGTCATGAACGCCATGGTATCGCCGC encodes:
- a CDS encoding universal stress protein translates to MSYEHILLVTDLMSDADVVAQKAKRIVENRPNAKLSVLHIVKDTMVGFGYELVPASSLYDEIDDERCQEARAKLAQFLERNDLHAVNSEVTTAISNSEGIVNYCHKHDVDLLVIGRHERHGIAAWLSGATADNILPNVPCDSLVVRLDKPVNK
- a CDS encoding HPP family protein; amino-acid sequence: MGWWSLSLAMCTTLAPVLLLRVSHLHAGLHSFIVMLGDVKWHFLIPPTLIDARAFLVALIYNNTGRGSHYSRYR
- a CDS encoding serine hydrolase domain-containing protein, which encodes MLTLLQRSLPLLPLTIAMTLTSISITSHAEDARLTAKQSDPQTLGWMQGFPPPADKLITQPSSNFFSFPKLRWTVCHIRELMPTTDVSRGIGAPSKLSYALDKNIDAITFMPTNSKRPMTWKQSLDANYTDGIMIMHHGKVVYERQNGCLNELGNHAAMSMTKSMTGLLAEILVTEGKLDDKALVASIIPELKNSGFGDATVRQVMDMTTALDYSEDYADPNADIWKYSEAASPLPKPKDYKGPNGYFEYLQTVKKNGEHGEAFNYRTINSDALGWIISRTTGKAVNELLSERIWQKIGAEQSAYMTVDAKGTPFAGGGLSAGLHDMARIGSLMLNKGEINGERLFPATVVDNIEAGGDKEAFAKADYKQLTNGSYTSMWWLFNNPTPIYAARGVHGQTVYVDPAADMVIVRFASYPDASNGKIDPTSLPAYKAVANYLIKK
- a CDS encoding NUDIX hydrolase; its protein translation is MLLPPQSLRFDEFSVAVPDFIRYPTIRTLAERVQHETLNAVTSPALYDASTSRSTRILDSLYQTPIADASVLVAITHERHPKLLLTRRAAHMNSHAGEVSCVGGKHDAGDGNNVVTALREACEETALPPNKVQLIGQLPIQTSKSGMSVRPIVALIAPDLLLVPELGEISRIFWADFETLLTQPTVEYAVEYAMQDKIATILTPSWQVDGETVWGLTGRVIASLLETGFDRQLEWYYRIQNTRN
- the nhaA gene encoding Na+/H+ antiporter NhaA, coding for MAIRRIKAFFEFEAAGGIVLALAAIAAMIIANSPLNVWYEGFIHAPVAIQIGEFAIAKDAHHWINDGLMAIFFFLVGLELKREVLIGELSNVKQIILPAGAALGGMIMPAIVYLLFNYNEPEFWKGWAIPAATDIAFALGILSLLGNRVPNSLKVFLVSIAIFDDIGAILIIALFYTSDLSLESLAVAGLCLPFLYLLNRRNVTSITPYLLIGVIMWIAVLKSGIHATLAGVVLALFIPMFDRTDPEHSPLEELEHDLHNTVAFGILPLFAFANSGISLKGAGFAELFHSVPLGIAAGLFIGKQLGVMIMCWLIFKLGISTMPRGMNYKQIYGAALLCGVGFTMSLFIGGLAFAGETALFDERLGIIMGSIVSGIAGYLMLKVSLKDNVSGTSVDLTRPH
- a CDS encoding NUDIX hydrolase, producing the protein MRYCLQCGHEAERKIPATDNIPRLVCPNCHYIHYENPKVICGSLVVHKHRVLLCRRAIEPQYGLWTLPAGFMENGETMAEGAARESFEEAEAVVINPHLYCLYDIPDIGQIYSIYITELKDGAYGIGSESLDCALFTEEDIPWDKLAFEAVRRTLKSYFADRKKYDNHENFPIHQDIIGKDQAIKRY
- a CDS encoding insulinase family protein, producing MTDTLSTTDLTLHPAFELIEHRHIDALSMDVLISQHVKTGAMHYHLAHPSDENAFLVGFRTQPMDSKGEAHILEHVALCGSEKFPVRDPFFSMIKRSLNTFMNAMTAADWTAYPYATQNKNDYFNLLAVYLDASFFPNIHPLDFAQEGIRVELDENDKPQFKGIVFNEMKGAMSGEIDQLYHTVAHHLFPTTTYHYNSGGDPADIPDLTHTELVEFHQSHYHPSNSVIMSFGNIPVAETQAKIHEDALIQFEAGKKHVSRPEKRLSAPISAVDTYTADEAGPDQTHHVIAWLLPSITDPKQRLALRLLEGVLVEHAGSPLRAYLDSHPLGKAPSPLLGLDDSHYEMVFYTGLRGSNPEHAEAVEQGIIDLLTQVASKPIDDETIETILHQIEIDQRHIGGDSMPYGLNLMLEGFSTAIHDGNPIDVWEVDEHLKWLREQVKDAQWLPNLIKQHLLDNQHRVRVTMTPDSEKSARLAAAEQTRLDTIEMDLTADDKAVLKQQALDLAARQAAPDDLSLLPKVGLEDVPTDITFKQGTQKQINLSGKESTLFEYEAGTNGLYYYQVIVPLTDAIGNEGTSELPVNEVINHPLLPIYLSLLSELGTDSLSAHEMQAKQAAHSSGVTARISQRTNVDDSQAISSYFVVATRALNRKPEAIDLLKEVMEHSIFSEHDRIKEILQQRQAGWQSNLAGSGHSYAMQTASRGMSRQAQLEYVRSGLPALNALKDFLTHASSDDAQWDKLATSLMDLHQRLISLPKHAVIICEAEQTERLSNLIVDSWKDSQAPKIAAQLKNADASIDANIPSEFAELQLDTALNGETDVVKTLESSVALDVEDLAWLVPTNVYHNASAYTVPAADHPDTAALMVLAPYLRNGYLHSAIRERGGAYGGGAGYDANACAFKFFSYRDPQCAETFAHFDASIEWLLNEPQTDEQLEEAILGIISGMDKPGSPAGEAVKACFADLHHRGVDWQRKMRASILAVTVADLQRVAKQYLQGQKHVRAVLAPYDKEAAVQELGFNVCKIKS
- a CDS encoding DUF2799 domain-containing protein, encoding MRQFVPRPSLSLALLGSIVLLSSCATLSKQECLVGDWQAIGYNDGVAGYSSDRLASHAKACAKASVAPNYLAWERGRQLGLKQYCTTSNAYNVGRRGRQLNNVCPLTLANTLQTANQKGLDYYALDSQLDKDKRLIETYQEEFDKLESGAMLNFSNEKEARARLLSLADELRKAKRRMNTTQRQLETLNQSNGY
- a CDS encoding oxygenase MpaB family protein, with the protein product MDSINITDKQTADTLNQQQPSIKPYQRHGRTTAIDDHSDLQVLKRIKRYLLPKDFVISQDLLNEIVTGYDIGDSLADTLAADGIRFAKPLQQFIISDSSNSNKFDANLTNNSAFNALAEQFSHHPDWFDPKLAQIGAIAYRRYPLMLIWLLRNVALMAGYSIPALSLPLIQTGALMHDALPRLMRTYAYILAVSEHPPLHKPNTNAHNQRQSIEQVLAIGSEGWRQSIKVRQIHTLVRQNLLKGKGNAAKGVIPDADQHHNSDGSWNTDYWGLPINQTDMIATHLQFSLLIMRGLRLLGARISTEEAAGILHLWNLASYWMGVDLDRLPKDETACWEWLYTYLSIQQLDFKMGQPLAKALHDLPRQLMGEDNRRGRFVEMVNASVTRTLVGDDIGDGLDLPKSKIRFGVLSSVPILFALDTARQHNQSVAEKLEAFRAKRQDNMNWWLKKNDDYYK